Proteins from one Parasteatoda tepidariorum isolate YZ-2023 chromosome 4, CAS_Ptep_4.0, whole genome shotgun sequence genomic window:
- the LOC107444032 gene encoding degenerin-like protein asic-2, whose protein sequence is MMRDSKIGLNTEVHHTTGNSDEKPRKLSYNGNSKGNITLFSLMTIFSDKSSFPAVSQIRKANATGQKCFWIFLLLVTLSSCIYEAYRFSRVYFNYPVLIDLNVESNGDKLFPAVTICNLNRMKNTYASCRNKPWKKCIEDKFPYSVGVYVKPYGRMLPESFLYGTWSDFAYFDEDYRLTAQNFLTDYAKLDADSRKCYGHLFHELFTECTFQSNPCSEKDFTYYQSLQFGNCYTFKGQSRQNKSENVIEPANELEMELNIEEQQYLSITKASGIRLVVHNQNELPHPEENGINVSPEFETDVAVTRVSHKRLPKPYRDGCREYDTEKDDAMEESV, encoded by the coding sequence ATGATGAGAGATAGTAAAATCGGATTAAACACCGAAGTGCACCACACAACTGGAAATTCCGACGAAAAGCCTCGAAAGCTCTCTTATAACGGAAATTCAAAaggaaatataactttattcaGTTTAATGACAATATTTTCTGACAAGTCCTCTTTTCCAGCCGTTTCCCAAATAAGAAAAGCAAACGCAACAGGTCAGAAATGTTTttggatttttcttttacttgttACTCTTTCTTCATGCATATATGAGGCATATAGGTTTTCTCGCGTGTATTTTAACTATCCAGTGTTGATTGATTTGAATGTCGAATCGAACGGTGATAAGCTATTTCCAGCTGTGACTATCTGTAATTTGAATAGGATGAAAAATACATATGCCTCTTGTAGGAACAAACCTTGGAAAAAGTGTATCGAAGATAAATTTCCATATTCGGTAGGTGTTTATGTGAAACCTTATGGACGTATGTTACCGGAGAGTTTTCTATACGGTACATGGTCAGATTTCGCATATTTTGATGAAGATTATCGACTTACAGCACAGAATTTCTTGACAGACTATGCAAAATTAGATGCAGATAGCAGAAAATGTTACGGACATTTATTCCACGAACTTTTCACAGAATGCACTTTTCAATCAAATCCGTGTAGTGAGAAGGATTTTACTTACTACCAAAGCCTCCAGTTTGGAAACTGTTACACTTTTAAAGGACAATCACGCCAAAACAAGAGTGAAAACGTGATAGAGCCGGCCAACGAACTAGAAATGGAATTAAACATCGAGGAACAACAATATTTATCGATAACTAAAGCTTCGGGTATACGTCTAGTTGTGCACAACCAAAATGAACTTCCACATCCAGAAGAAAACGGAATAAATGTGAGTCCTGAGTTCGAAACCGACGTGGCTGTAACTAGGGTTTCCCACAAAAGGTTACCTAAACCTTACAGAGATGGCTGTAGAGAGTATGATACTGAAAAAGATGATGCAATGGAAGAGTCAGTATGA
- the LOC107444043 gene encoding 3-hydroxyacyl-CoA dehydrogenase type-2 isoform X1, giving the protein MQNLKNLVALVTGAASGFGLSTAERLLKQGAKVVLCDINSSKGQEVAKRHEENSLFIATDVTCENDVKKALETCSEKFQKLDLLVNCAGINVLGKTYDFQRNKPHSLEEFTNILQVNTVGTFNVIRLAVGLMAKNQPDEDGQKGVIVNLTSIHAYGGSTGHIAYSASSGAIASMTLPLARDLSSEGIRCCAIATGLFDTPYYRSLPDKYKRFIPSLVPFPKGLGSPTEFAHLVQTILENKMLNGEVIRLDGALRFDV; this is encoded by the exons ATGCAAAACCttaaa aatttagtaGCTCTTGTGACTGGAGCTGCATCTGGATTTGGTCTCTCTACTGCTGAAAGACTTCTTAAACAAGGTGCTAAAGTTGTTTTGTGTGATATTAACTCCTCTAAAGGGCAGGAAGTGGCTAAAAGGCATGaggaaaatagtttatttattgctaCCGAT gtCACTTgtgaaaatgatgtaaaaaaagcCTTAGAAACCTGctcagaaaaatttcaaaaactagatCTGTTAGTCAATTGTGCTGGAATAAATGTTCTGGGAAAAACATATGACTTTCAGAGAAACAAGCCACATAGTCTGGAGGAGTTCACGAATATTCTTCAA GTAAACACCGTGGGTACTTTCAATGTTATCCGATTGGCTGTTGGGCTAATGGCCAAAAATCAGCCTGATGAGGATGGTCAGAAAGGAGTTATTGTAAATCTCACCAGTATTCATGCATATGGTGGAAGTACCGGTCACATTGCATACTCTGCTAGCAGTGGAGCCATTGCTTCTATGACATTACCTCTGGCTCGAGATCTCTCTTCAGAGGGCATACGATGTTGTGCAATTGCAACAG gGCTATTTGATACGCCATATTACAGATCTCTCccagataaatataaaagatttataCCATCACTAGTTCCTTTTCCTAAAGGACTTGGTAGCCCTACTGAATTTGCACATTTAGTACAgactattttagaaaataaaatgctgaatGGTGAAGTTATTAGGTTAGATGGTGCTTTGAGGTTTGATGTATAA
- the LOC107444043 gene encoding 3-hydroxyacyl-CoA dehydrogenase type-2 isoform X2 has translation MNLVALVTGAASGFGLSTAERLLKQGAKVVLCDINSSKGQEVAKRHEENSLFIATDVTCENDVKKALETCSEKFQKLDLLVNCAGINVLGKTYDFQRNKPHSLEEFTNILQVNTVGTFNVIRLAVGLMAKNQPDEDGQKGVIVNLTSIHAYGGSTGHIAYSASSGAIASMTLPLARDLSSEGIRCCAIATGLFDTPYYRSLPDKYKRFIPSLVPFPKGLGSPTEFAHLVQTILENKMLNGEVIRLDGALRFDV, from the exons ATG aatttagtaGCTCTTGTGACTGGAGCTGCATCTGGATTTGGTCTCTCTACTGCTGAAAGACTTCTTAAACAAGGTGCTAAAGTTGTTTTGTGTGATATTAACTCCTCTAAAGGGCAGGAAGTGGCTAAAAGGCATGaggaaaatagtttatttattgctaCCGAT gtCACTTgtgaaaatgatgtaaaaaaagcCTTAGAAACCTGctcagaaaaatttcaaaaactagatCTGTTAGTCAATTGTGCTGGAATAAATGTTCTGGGAAAAACATATGACTTTCAGAGAAACAAGCCACATAGTCTGGAGGAGTTCACGAATATTCTTCAA GTAAACACCGTGGGTACTTTCAATGTTATCCGATTGGCTGTTGGGCTAATGGCCAAAAATCAGCCTGATGAGGATGGTCAGAAAGGAGTTATTGTAAATCTCACCAGTATTCATGCATATGGTGGAAGTACCGGTCACATTGCATACTCTGCTAGCAGTGGAGCCATTGCTTCTATGACATTACCTCTGGCTCGAGATCTCTCTTCAGAGGGCATACGATGTTGTGCAATTGCAACAG gGCTATTTGATACGCCATATTACAGATCTCTCccagataaatataaaagatttataCCATCACTAGTTCCTTTTCCTAAAGGACTTGGTAGCCCTACTGAATTTGCACATTTAGTACAgactattttagaaaataaaatgctgaatGGTGAAGTTATTAGGTTAGATGGTGCTTTGAGGTTTGATGTATAA
- the LOC107444042 gene encoding 3-hydroxyacyl-CoA dehydrogenase type-2 isoform X2, whose translation MAMASFRSLKGLVSLVTGGASGLGKATVERLIEQGGKVVLCDLPTSKGDEVAKELGDQCIFSPTDVSSESDIQKSLNIVKDKFEKLDVVVNCAGVSIAFKIFNFLKDRAQKLSDMEKIIEVNVGGTFNVNRLAVEMIAKNTPDADGQRGVIINTSGISAFEGLVGQTSFAASCHAITSMTLPMARDLAPEGIRCNTIAPGYMATALNSTLPPEVVNFIADATPFPKRFGYPEEFAHLVQCIIENSMLNGEVIRLDGGTRFNI comes from the exons ATGGCAATGGCGAGTTTTCGATCTCTGAAG ggCCTTGTCTCCCTAGTGACAGGAGGAGCTTCTGGATTAGGAAAAGCCACCGTTGAACGATTAATTGAGCAAGGTGGAAAAGTTGTGCTATGCGATCTCCCTACTTCAAAGGGTGACGAGGTTGCAAAAGAATTAGGAGATCAATGCATATTTTCACCAACTGat GTTAGTTCTGAAAGTGACAtccaaaaatcattaaatattgttaaagacAAATTTGAGAAGCTTGATGTTGTTGTCAACTGTGCTGGTGTTAGcattgcattcaaaatttttaattttctgaaagatcGTGCTCAAAAACTGTCAgacatggaaaaaataatagag gttAATGTTGGTGGTACGTTTAATGTCAACAGGTTAGCTGTAGAAATGATAGCAAAAAATACTCCTGATGCTGACGGACAGAGAGGAGTGATAATCAACACATCTGGTATTTCTGCATTTGAAGGACTTGTTGGCCAAACATCATTTGCTGCTAGTTGCCATGCTATTACCTCAATGACTCTTCCTATGGCTAGAGATCTGGCTCCTGAAGGTATACGCTGTAATACGATAGCTCCGG gCTATATGGCAACTGCTTTAAACAGTACTCTACCTCCTGAAGTTGTAAATTTCATAGCCGATGCTACACCTTTCCCAAAAAGGTTTGGATATCCTGAAGAATTTGCACACTTAGTTCAATGTATAATAGAAAATTCAATGTTGAATGGTGAAGTAATAAGATTAGATGGTGGAACTAGGTttaatatatag
- the LOC107444042 gene encoding 3-hydroxyacyl-CoA dehydrogenase type-2 isoform X1 has product MAMASFRSLKVVKSDLFYFLAFLIHAVHHGLVSLVTGGASGLGKATVERLIEQGGKVVLCDLPTSKGDEVAKELGDQCIFSPTDVSSESDIQKSLNIVKDKFEKLDVVVNCAGVSIAFKIFNFLKDRAQKLSDMEKIIEVNVGGTFNVNRLAVEMIAKNTPDADGQRGVIINTSGISAFEGLVGQTSFAASCHAITSMTLPMARDLAPEGIRCNTIAPGYMATALNSTLPPEVVNFIADATPFPKRFGYPEEFAHLVQCIIENSMLNGEVIRLDGGTRFNI; this is encoded by the exons ATGGCAATGGCGAGTTTTCGATCTCTGAAGGTAGTGAAATccgatttattttactttttagcttttttaatacATGCTGTACACCAT ggCCTTGTCTCCCTAGTGACAGGAGGAGCTTCTGGATTAGGAAAAGCCACCGTTGAACGATTAATTGAGCAAGGTGGAAAAGTTGTGCTATGCGATCTCCCTACTTCAAAGGGTGACGAGGTTGCAAAAGAATTAGGAGATCAATGCATATTTTCACCAACTGat GTTAGTTCTGAAAGTGACAtccaaaaatcattaaatattgttaaagacAAATTTGAGAAGCTTGATGTTGTTGTCAACTGTGCTGGTGTTAGcattgcattcaaaatttttaattttctgaaagatcGTGCTCAAAAACTGTCAgacatggaaaaaataatagag gttAATGTTGGTGGTACGTTTAATGTCAACAGGTTAGCTGTAGAAATGATAGCAAAAAATACTCCTGATGCTGACGGACAGAGAGGAGTGATAATCAACACATCTGGTATTTCTGCATTTGAAGGACTTGTTGGCCAAACATCATTTGCTGCTAGTTGCCATGCTATTACCTCAATGACTCTTCCTATGGCTAGAGATCTGGCTCCTGAAGGTATACGCTGTAATACGATAGCTCCGG gCTATATGGCAACTGCTTTAAACAGTACTCTACCTCCTGAAGTTGTAAATTTCATAGCCGATGCTACACCTTTCCCAAAAAGGTTTGGATATCCTGAAGAATTTGCACACTTAGTTCAATGTATAATAGAAAATTCAATGTTGAATGGTGAAGTAATAAGATTAGATGGTGGAACTAGGTttaatatatag